One window of the Synechococcus sp. CC9311 genome contains the following:
- the neuC gene encoding UDP-N-acetylglucosamine 2-epimerase, which yields MNIHYVTGSRADFGLMSACLTSIQCSSSHNIGLVVTGQHTIAEYGSTEQDVYNSGLSIVARIPVFLQGKSGLEMAKAFSTQLSGFLDFWTVSRPDLILVLGDRGEMLAASIAGVHLGIHIAHIHGGELSGTLDESFRHAISKLVHFHFAASEDSANRLKKLGENPKNIYILGAPGLVGLMPSGPRELVSPKIRANYKLYGNKVALLIFHPVVQESHLGQTHIKTIVESLLERKISTLILRPNSDAGGCEISHYLDQLNYPGLVTVISHLARSEFIECLSGVDFIIGNSSSGIIESASLGLPCINLGSRQSNRLRNSNTIDCEEITKSNVLKAIDDMGDAKCDFSNSYGDGKADIRIVEILDKLDMNPSLLSKLNTF from the coding sequence ATGAATATCCACTATGTCACTGGTTCTAGGGCAGATTTTGGATTGATGTCTGCTTGTTTAACCTCTATTCAATGCAGTTCAAGCCATAATATAGGCCTTGTTGTCACCGGTCAGCATACTATCGCAGAATATGGATCTACTGAGCAGGACGTATACAATTCAGGCTTATCAATTGTCGCCAGAATTCCTGTTTTTCTGCAGGGAAAGAGCGGCCTTGAGATGGCCAAAGCCTTCTCCACTCAACTCTCTGGTTTTTTGGATTTTTGGACTGTTTCGCGTCCTGACCTCATCCTCGTTCTAGGCGATAGAGGAGAGATGTTAGCCGCATCAATTGCCGGAGTTCATCTAGGAATTCATATTGCACACATACATGGTGGTGAACTATCGGGCACATTAGATGAAAGCTTTCGCCATGCAATATCGAAACTAGTACATTTTCATTTTGCGGCTTCAGAAGATTCTGCAAACAGGCTTAAGAAGCTAGGGGAAAATCCCAAGAATATATATATTTTAGGCGCTCCAGGTCTTGTAGGACTTATGCCCAGCGGTCCACGTGAATTAGTCTCGCCAAAAATTCGAGCTAATTATAAGCTGTATGGTAATAAGGTTGCTCTCTTAATATTTCATCCTGTTGTTCAGGAATCACATCTGGGGCAAACCCATATCAAGACAATTGTCGAGTCATTGCTCGAAAGAAAAATCTCAACCCTGATCCTTAGACCAAATTCTGATGCAGGTGGATGTGAGATTAGCCATTACCTAGATCAGTTGAATTATCCTGGATTAGTTACGGTGATCTCGCACTTGGCCAGGAGTGAATTTATCGAGTGCCTATCAGGAGTTGATTTTATTATAGGCAATTCCTCATCTGGAATAATTGAGTCAGCATCACTTGGCCTTCCCTGCATTAATCTTGGGAGCAGGCAATCCAATCGCTTAAGGAATAGCAATACAATTGATTGCGAAGAAATTACTAAGTCAAATGTCCTGAAAGCAATAGATGACATGGGTGATGCAAAGTGTGACTTTTCTAATTCTTACGGAGACGGCAAAGCGGACATTCGAATTGTTGAAATACTCGACAAACTTGATATGAATCCTTCATTGCTGTCGAAACTAAACACCTTTTGA
- a CDS encoding nucleotidyltransferase domain-containing protein codes for MDATSSEKAQTVVIPGISGPQQQRLLDVLIKQADVDAMWLFGSRAMGQERPGSDIDLCVDAARLTHLERLRLMADIDELLLPWTVDLALRHELPPDLVSHVERVGRCLWTRTK; via the coding sequence ATGGATGCTACGAGCAGTGAGAAGGCCCAAACAGTCGTAATCCCAGGAATTTCCGGGCCTCAGCAACAGAGGTTGTTGGATGTATTGATCAAACAAGCCGATGTGGATGCCATGTGGTTGTTTGGATCGCGGGCGATGGGCCAAGAACGCCCTGGATCGGATATCGATTTGTGCGTCGATGCTGCTCGTTTAACTCATCTAGAGCGGTTGCGACTGATGGCCGACATAGACGAGTTGCTGTTGCCCTGGACGGTGGATTTGGCGTTACGCCATGAGCTGCCGCCTGATCTTGTCTCCCACGTGGAGCGGGTGGGGCGCTGTCTCTGGACGAGGACGAAGTGA
- a CDS encoding acylneuraminate cytidylyltransferase family protein translates to MIDLAIIPARAGSKGLPGKNSADLGGYPLIAWTIRSAISANLFKRVVVTTDSQHLADLSCKYGAEVPFLRPNDLATSEASSASVIYHCLDQTGCSGTFAFLQPTSPFRNKDHIISAYKQFKSISPASSLISTVAGKPYQWCLESSPDQIVRPVTNSYALVSQRQSTKPSIWPNGAIYLSDANLFRASGSFLSSHTQGFEMSEIDSIDIDYMDQLNVARAIVSYGLRSIDK, encoded by the coding sequence ATGATTGATTTAGCAATTATACCTGCTCGTGCCGGTTCAAAAGGACTCCCAGGTAAGAATAGTGCAGATCTTGGTGGATATCCCCTTATTGCCTGGACCATAAGATCTGCTATCAGCGCAAATCTCTTCAAAAGAGTAGTTGTGACAACTGATTCCCAGCATCTAGCAGACCTATCATGTAAATATGGTGCTGAAGTCCCTTTTCTTCGACCGAATGACTTGGCAACATCCGAGGCTTCATCTGCTTCTGTAATTTATCACTGTCTGGACCAAACCGGCTGCTCTGGAACTTTTGCTTTTCTTCAGCCTACTTCTCCATTTCGCAATAAAGATCACATCATAAGTGCATACAAGCAATTTAAATCTATTTCGCCTGCAAGTTCTCTAATCTCAACTGTAGCTGGCAAGCCATATCAGTGGTGTCTTGAGTCTTCACCTGATCAGATAGTCCGCCCTGTGACGAATTCCTACGCTCTTGTATCTCAGCGGCAATCTACTAAGCCATCGATCTGGCCTAACGGAGCGATTTACCTTAGCGATGCAAATCTTTTTCGAGCATCAGGCTCCTTTCTTTCATCTCACACACAAGGTTTTGAGATGAGCGAAATAGACAGTATAGACATTGACTACATGGACCAACTAAATGTTGCTCGAGCTATAGTTAGTTATGGCTTGCGTTCAATTGATAAATGA
- the hisH gene encoding imidazole glycerol phosphate synthase subunit HisH, translating to MKPSTCVVIDYGLGNIFSVLNALKAQGVDACLTSDRHLIQSADRVILPGVGAFGRAAQRLRELHLDEALKCFTGTGRPFLGICVGMQLLMTTSREFGEHDGLNLIPGVVARISEHMNADNSMRIPIIGWHKVTGHKANLNSLAQNLDGSAYYFVHSYACQPLDTSVVTSTVSHSETVVVSSIQHENIMGVQFHPERSSFAGQSLLSKFLSL from the coding sequence ATGAAGCCATCAACATGTGTTGTTATTGATTATGGTCTTGGAAATATTTTTTCAGTACTAAATGCTCTCAAAGCTCAGGGGGTAGATGCTTGCCTTACATCAGATAGACATTTAATTCAATCAGCGGACAGAGTAATTCTTCCGGGCGTTGGAGCATTTGGTCGGGCTGCGCAGAGACTTCGCGAACTGCATTTGGATGAAGCTCTCAAATGCTTCACTGGTACGGGGCGTCCTTTTTTAGGTATATGCGTAGGAATGCAACTATTAATGACTACAAGCCGAGAATTTGGAGAGCACGACGGACTTAACCTTATTCCGGGAGTAGTGGCCAGAATCTCTGAACATATGAATGCAGATAATTCGATGAGAATACCAATTATAGGATGGCACAAAGTAACCGGTCATAAAGCCAACTTAAATTCCTTAGCTCAGAACTTAGATGGATCTGCATACTATTTTGTTCATTCTTATGCTTGCCAACCTCTTGACACATCTGTGGTGACAAGCACAGTTTCACATAGTGAGACTGTAGTTGTATCTTCAATTCAGCATGAAAACATTATGGGTGTTCAATTTCATCCGGAACGCTCATCATTTGCCGGGCAATCTCTGTTAAGCAAATTCTTATCTTTATAA
- a CDS encoding HI0074 family nucleotidyltransferase substrate-binding subunit has product MAWITLRDLLRSQGNESLLGSRDTLREAFRLELIQNGESWMLMIQDRNLTSHTYNRATADAIAANIQQHYLSCFQSLRTRLQIRLEQEAR; this is encoded by the coding sequence TTGGCCTGGATCACGCTCCGTGATCTGTTGCGTAGTCAAGGCAACGAAAGCTTGCTCGGATCCCGCGACACATTGAGAGAAGCCTTTCGCCTTGAATTGATTCAAAATGGTGAGTCTTGGATGCTGATGATTCAAGACCGCAATCTCACCAGTCACACCTACAACCGCGCAACCGCAGATGCGATTGCCGCCAATATTCAGCAGCACTACCTCAGTTGTTTTCAGAGCTTGCGCACTCGCCTGCAGATCCGCTTGGAGCAAGAGGCACGCTGA
- a CDS encoding N-acetyl sugar amidotransferase: protein MPKYGLPSEVRFCSRCCISNQRPSSAVEFKHTKESRKKTIAFDINNVCDACLTAERKSKEIDWERRESELKALCDKYRSQNGSYDCLVPGSGGKDSFYQSWVLKYKYGMNPLTVTWAPNIYTDWGYHNFQCWIHSGMDNYTMTTSGRSKRLLTRLAVENIFHPFQPFILGQKCFAPKMAALFKIPLIFYGENEAEYGNPIEDNADAQRSFEYFSSNSEDELFIGGESIKSLKENFGLTSADLQPFLPSSMQPLKDIGAEVHYLGYYLKWHPQSAYYFAVENGGFKASPERTAGTYSKYNSIDDKIDDFHYYTTYVKFGIGRATYDASQEVRSGDLERDEALALIKRYDGEFPERWSSEIFDYLSIDEDSFPKASKMFEHPLMNREYFEALSNRFRSPHLWQYSGGTWSLRKQSFNA from the coding sequence ATGCCGAAATACGGACTACCCTCTGAGGTCAGATTTTGTAGTCGGTGTTGTATATCAAACCAACGTCCAAGCTCTGCAGTTGAGTTTAAGCATACAAAAGAGTCACGGAAAAAGACTATTGCCTTTGATATTAATAATGTTTGCGACGCGTGTCTTACTGCCGAGAGAAAATCAAAAGAGATTGACTGGGAAAGACGTGAGTCAGAACTGAAGGCGTTGTGTGACAAATACAGGTCTCAAAATGGTAGCTATGACTGCCTTGTACCGGGATCAGGCGGGAAAGATAGCTTCTATCAATCTTGGGTGTTAAAGTACAAATATGGGATGAATCCTTTGACCGTCACTTGGGCTCCAAATATCTATACAGATTGGGGATACCATAATTTCCAGTGCTGGATACATTCGGGTATGGATAATTACACAATGACAACATCAGGTCGTTCAAAGCGATTACTAACGCGACTTGCTGTGGAGAATATCTTTCACCCTTTTCAGCCATTCATTCTTGGTCAAAAGTGCTTCGCGCCTAAGATGGCTGCTCTATTTAAGATACCACTAATCTTCTACGGAGAGAATGAGGCAGAATATGGTAATCCTATTGAAGATAATGCAGATGCACAGAGAAGTTTTGAGTACTTCTCTTCGAACTCAGAAGATGAATTGTTCATAGGTGGTGAGAGCATTAAAAGCTTGAAAGAAAATTTTGGCTTGACTTCCGCAGACCTCCAACCTTTCCTGCCCAGCTCAATGCAGCCATTGAAAGACATAGGGGCTGAAGTCCACTACCTAGGATATTACTTAAAGTGGCATCCTCAGTCTGCTTATTACTTTGCAGTCGAAAATGGAGGCTTTAAGGCTAGTCCAGAGAGGACGGCTGGGACATATTCAAAGTACAACTCTATTGATGACAAGATTGATGACTTTCATTACTATACTACATATGTTAAGTTTGGAATAGGGCGCGCAACTTACGATGCATCACAAGAAGTTCGCTCAGGAGATTTGGAAAGAGATGAGGCTCTTGCGCTCATTAAACGCTATGACGGTGAATTCCCTGAGCGCTGGTCAAGTGAGATATTTGATTATCTGAGTATTGATGAAGATTCTTTCCCGAAAGCTTCAAAGATGTTTGAACATCCACTAATGAATAGAGAATACTTTGAGGCGCTGTCAAACAGGTTTAGGTCGCCACACTTATGGCAATACAGTGGTGGTACTTGGTCACTTAGAAAGCAGTCTTTTAATGCGTAA
- a CDS encoding imidazole glycerol phosphate synthase cyclase subunit: MRNLRIIPRLDIKSGTLIKGVQMEGWRKVGDPILAAKRYSEYGADELLFMDVVASLYERNTLHEIVEQVCSNVFIPVTVGGGIRKIKDVETLLSRGADKVSVNTGALLKPELINEISDRYGSQATVLTVECLKCGEKSWEALTDNGRNRSGREVIEWVKEAENRGAGEIVLTSIDQDGRGYGFDIDLVDIVSQAVNIPIIASGGFGKPSHIVELIKSTDVSGAAIAQALHWEKVSFSEIRDSLRDNNVFLRDIEE; encoded by the coding sequence ATGCGTAACCTTCGAATCATTCCTCGGCTGGACATCAAGAGTGGCACCCTAATCAAGGGTGTTCAAATGGAGGGTTGGCGTAAAGTTGGAGATCCGATTCTGGCGGCCAAGCGCTATTCGGAATATGGGGCTGATGAGTTACTCTTTATGGATGTGGTTGCAAGTCTTTACGAGAGAAACACTTTACATGAGATCGTTGAACAAGTTTGTTCGAATGTCTTTATCCCTGTAACCGTAGGTGGTGGTATTCGTAAGATTAAGGATGTTGAAACCCTACTCTCGAGAGGGGCGGACAAAGTCTCAGTTAACACTGGTGCTTTACTTAAGCCGGAACTCATCAATGAGATTTCCGATCGATATGGTTCTCAGGCCACTGTTCTGACTGTTGAATGCTTAAAATGTGGCGAAAAAAGCTGGGAAGCATTAACGGATAACGGTAGAAATCGGTCTGGTCGAGAAGTTATTGAATGGGTTAAAGAGGCTGAGAACCGCGGCGCAGGAGAAATAGTCCTTACGTCAATTGACCAAGATGGAAGAGGCTACGGATTCGATATAGACCTTGTCGACATCGTTTCACAAGCCGTAAATATACCAATCATAGCTTCAGGCGGATTCGGTAAGCCTTCGCACATCGTCGAACTAATTAAGTCTACAGATGTTTCAGGAGCTGCAATCGCACAAGCACTTCATTGGGAGAAAGTAAGTTTCAGTGAAATCAGAGATTCATTGCGCGATAACAATGTTTTTCTGAGAGATATTGAGGAATGA
- a CDS encoding aldolase/citrate lyase family protein — translation MNMLFYFMPPSVEIAKVVAQDPDVILFVDLESLGKQKRQGHLKTWKSKHSITHVNDIREACPDTELLVRIDPLNINSQEQVDNVIRGGANAIMLPMFHDIDEVKAIVELVNGRTRLVPLFETISSLKILEDAIRLYDIKDLHFGLNDLSLDLGYNFLFEVISNGILEESCSFLRSNGIDFGIGGVARSQEGVISPEYLLGEHVRLGSTRVILSQTFHRNPKDLNAMADDMNFSEELSKLKKIYSNFSKCSDAELKTNQLMTNSRIKDVSNLIHKSK, via the coding sequence ATGAATATGCTATTTTATTTTATGCCTCCAAGTGTAGAGATCGCTAAGGTCGTAGCACAAGATCCTGATGTCATCTTATTCGTAGACCTGGAATCCCTAGGGAAGCAAAAAAGGCAAGGGCATCTTAAAACTTGGAAAAGCAAGCATAGTATTACACATGTTAATGATATTAGGGAAGCCTGTCCCGATACTGAACTGCTTGTTCGCATTGACCCTCTTAATATCAACTCACAAGAACAGGTAGATAATGTTATTAGGGGGGGAGCTAATGCAATTATGTTACCCATGTTTCATGATATCGACGAAGTCAAAGCAATCGTAGAGCTTGTTAATGGACGGACTAGATTAGTTCCACTCTTTGAGACTATTTCATCTCTTAAGATTCTCGAGGACGCAATCAGATTATACGATATCAAAGATCTTCATTTTGGCCTTAATGATTTATCATTGGATCTTGGTTACAATTTTCTATTCGAGGTGATTTCGAATGGGATTCTTGAGGAGAGCTGCTCATTTCTTAGATCGAATGGTATAGATTTTGGAATAGGAGGGGTAGCACGCTCTCAAGAAGGTGTCATTTCTCCTGAATATCTCTTAGGCGAACATGTGAGACTGGGCTCTACTCGGGTAATATTAAGTCAGACATTCCATAGAAACCCTAAGGATCTCAATGCGATGGCTGATGACATGAACTTCTCAGAAGAACTCAGCAAGCTCAAAAAGATATACAGTAATTTCAGCAAATGCTCTGATGCTGAGCTGAAGACGAATCAGCTCATGACAAATTCTAGAATAAAAGATGTCTCAAATCTAATTCATAAGTCAAAATGA
- a CDS encoding lipid II flippase MurJ, with translation MSVLSSFYLVSILLLLGRVSGFFRDWLIAYVAGAGINSDLAVVLITLPDLVVNLVVGGGISASLVPKYQSIGESQSSALYLSLLKSFFIGFSIIACIISVLSPSLISFLAPSAFRMGVDNVYLYLFALSTLAIPLTALSGLNQSLLVSKRQFLFSQPGNLIFNLSIIACVFIGLRAQFLPSVVTGILLGSLIRLGWQYIGIIRQWTLPSKNKVRKGVSIGKSLFATTVFAGIFSFLPVIGRSYSSSLYPGALSLFNYAFRLTEIPIALVFASLSTVYLPRLSREYNEDITSCRKSIEDLVRFSLLISLFLCLPILLLSDQILSTVFAGGALETYQVQIVSSLIIVFIFTIPFRGLTVLSLPLLSTTKKHGLLLAVSILTAAFSIPLMNISTRMYGLVGTCASLGFAYIMPSVILFFSIARSLKFSLFQRVFRKPIQTFLVPSIASMLSCKLCISMFSHQLLWIPSYILSIAVFIACLALEPSLRQDYSKLVLGLFRK, from the coding sequence GTGAGTGTTCTCTCATCGTTCTACTTAGTCTCGATTCTTTTATTATTAGGTCGTGTAAGTGGTTTTTTTCGTGATTGGCTTATTGCTTATGTAGCGGGTGCAGGCATAAATAGCGACCTTGCTGTTGTTCTAATTACATTACCGGATCTAGTTGTAAACCTAGTTGTAGGAGGCGGGATAAGCGCAAGCCTTGTACCTAAATATCAATCAATTGGGGAGTCGCAGTCATCAGCTTTATATCTCTCACTTCTAAAGTCGTTTTTTATTGGATTCTCCATAATTGCATGTATTATTTCTGTATTGTCGCCATCTTTAATTTCTTTTCTAGCCCCATCGGCCTTTCGGATGGGCGTAGACAATGTGTATTTATATCTTTTTGCTCTCTCTACATTAGCAATTCCTCTAACGGCTTTGAGTGGTCTTAATCAATCACTTCTAGTTTCGAAGAGGCAGTTCCTGTTTAGCCAGCCCGGAAATCTTATATTCAATCTCTCAATCATAGCCTGTGTATTCATCGGATTACGCGCTCAGTTTTTACCAAGTGTAGTAACCGGTATTTTGCTCGGGTCATTGATTCGCCTCGGATGGCAATACATTGGGATTATCCGTCAATGGACGCTACCCTCCAAAAATAAAGTTCGCAAAGGGGTAAGCATTGGAAAAAGTCTATTTGCTACAACAGTTTTTGCTGGCATTTTCTCCTTCTTGCCAGTTATTGGGCGTTCATACTCCTCATCTTTGTATCCCGGTGCGTTGTCACTTTTTAATTACGCTTTTAGGCTTACTGAGATTCCTATTGCTCTAGTATTTGCTTCGTTATCTACTGTCTACTTGCCTAGACTATCGCGCGAATACAATGAAGATATCACTTCGTGTCGTAAGTCTATTGAAGACCTCGTCCGATTCTCTCTTCTGATTTCTCTATTCCTATGTTTGCCGATTCTCCTTCTGAGTGACCAAATACTCAGCACGGTTTTCGCTGGTGGAGCCCTAGAAACCTATCAAGTTCAGATAGTTTCCTCCTTAATAATAGTATTTATTTTCACCATTCCCTTTCGAGGTTTAACCGTTCTATCGCTACCTCTTTTGTCCACAACCAAGAAACATGGTTTGTTATTGGCTGTTTCTATTTTGACTGCAGCTTTTAGTATACCATTGATGAACATTTCAACTAGAATGTATGGCTTAGTTGGCACCTGTGCGTCGCTAGGATTCGCATACATTATGCCATCAGTAATATTATTCTTTTCCATTGCAAGATCTCTGAAGTTTAGTCTGTTTCAGCGAGTCTTTAGGAAACCTATTCAGACTTTCTTAGTGCCATCGATAGCTTCTATGCTCAGTTGCAAGTTGTGTATAAGCATGTTTAGTCATCAGCTATTATGGATACCTTCGTATATCTTGTCAATCGCAGTATTTATCGCATGTCTTGCACTTGAGCCTTCTTTAAGGCAAGATTATTCAAAATTAGTTTTGGGATTATTCCGAAAATGA
- a CDS encoding acetyltransferase, with protein sequence MKTSSKHNLCLFGAGGHGRVLAAQIERFLHASVVFCDRSLYGQSVAGIHVLYKEAADIDSERICISIGDNSLREELHNLLLPKISPPIIINSDYNFAASIGAGSQILAGSVINTMSVIGSSVIVNTNAVVEHDCTVGDFCHIAPGALLGGGVSLGSSVFVGTGAVILPGLHVQSGTIIGAGSVVTKDILDPGIWVGSPARPHLKNSQRL encoded by the coding sequence ATGAAGACTTCGAGTAAGCATAATCTGTGTCTCTTTGGCGCAGGTGGTCATGGGAGAGTTTTGGCTGCTCAAATTGAACGCTTCCTCCATGCCTCTGTAGTTTTCTGTGATCGGTCGCTTTATGGACAAAGTGTTGCAGGAATACATGTCTTATACAAGGAAGCTGCAGATATTGATAGTGAAAGGATTTGCATATCAATAGGGGATAATAGTCTCAGGGAAGAGCTTCACAATCTGCTCTTACCAAAGATCAGTCCGCCGATAATCATCAACAGCGATTATAACTTTGCCGCAAGCATAGGAGCCGGTTCGCAAATTTTGGCTGGGTCTGTGATTAATACAATGTCAGTAATAGGAAGTAGTGTGATCGTCAACACAAATGCTGTTGTAGAGCATGACTGCACTGTTGGAGATTTTTGTCATATTGCGCCAGGGGCTTTGCTAGGTGGCGGAGTCAGCTTGGGTAGTTCCGTTTTTGTCGGAACAGGCGCGGTTATTCTTCCAGGTTTACATGTGCAATCTGGTACAATTATTGGAGCAGGGTCTGTAGTTACAAAGGACATTTTAGATCCCGGTATCTGGGTTGGCTCACCAGCTCGCCCACATCTGAAGAATTCGCAGAGACTATGA
- a CDS encoding N-acetylneuraminate synthase family protein has protein sequence MTTMPPSILFNSRRISSIDPTYIVAEIGVNHNGNISLAHKLIDSAKDAGADAVKFQTYVTDELVIRNTRTAKYQKENALFDDQYTMLEKYELSFESFHELYRHCAAAGIDFLSTPFDPVSLRFIANLKPVAIKWASGELTNKMLLDQAAKTRLPIILSTGMSRINDVDDAITWIGRNTPLVVLQCVSNYPAAMSDQNLRVLPFLENRYQCPVGFSDHTQGFQCAIAAKGLGMSVLEKHFTLDRNLDGPDHKASVDFTGLKELVSEVRSIEVALGNGVKLPAPSELDAKTVARKSLFYARSLKAGHIITKNDLAAKRPSFGIPPSEYEAFLGKQLKIDSVKDVALSYEDFE, from the coding sequence ATGACCACGATGCCTCCATCCATTCTCTTTAATAGCAGACGAATATCGTCAATCGATCCTACTTATATTGTGGCAGAGATTGGCGTAAATCACAATGGCAATATTTCACTTGCTCATAAACTGATTGACTCTGCCAAAGATGCTGGAGCTGATGCAGTTAAGTTTCAGACTTATGTAACTGATGAGCTAGTTATTCGCAATACCAGAACAGCTAAGTATCAGAAGGAGAATGCTTTATTTGATGACCAATATACTATGCTTGAGAAATATGAACTCTCATTCGAGTCTTTTCATGAACTATATCGGCATTGCGCCGCAGCGGGTATCGATTTCCTTTCGACACCCTTTGATCCAGTCAGCCTAAGATTTATCGCAAACTTAAAACCTGTAGCAATCAAATGGGCATCTGGTGAACTTACAAATAAGATGCTTTTAGATCAAGCTGCAAAAACGAGATTGCCCATAATTTTATCTACTGGTATGTCAAGAATTAATGATGTTGACGATGCAATTACTTGGATTGGGAGGAACACTCCCCTTGTAGTTCTTCAATGTGTTTCGAACTATCCTGCTGCAATGTCAGATCAAAACCTTCGCGTTTTGCCATTCCTTGAGAATAGATATCAGTGTCCTGTTGGCTTTTCTGATCATACTCAAGGTTTTCAATGTGCAATTGCAGCAAAAGGTCTCGGCATGTCAGTACTAGAAAAGCATTTTACACTTGACAGAAATCTCGATGGACCAGATCACAAGGCATCTGTCGACTTTACTGGGCTTAAAGAGCTGGTCAGTGAAGTCAGAAGTATTGAAGTAGCTCTAGGGAATGGGGTCAAGCTGCCCGCACCAAGTGAGCTTGACGCTAAAACAGTAGCCAGAAAAAGTCTATTTTATGCACGCTCTTTGAAAGCTGGGCATATCATTACCAAAAATGACTTAGCCGCAAAGAGGCCCTCCTTTGGAATCCCGCCAAGTGAATATGAAGCATTTCTTGGAAAGCAGTTAAAGATTGATTCTGTAAAAGATGTAGCTCTCAGTTATGAAGACTTCGAGTAA